One Microbacterium trichothecenolyticum DNA window includes the following coding sequences:
- a CDS encoding aldo/keto reductase — protein sequence MSDSGVDAAATQRLRRDRPPHPSSPITLQGPGLGSHVRVPLGETGFEVFPLSLGGGEFGWNVDTRASHEILDAYAELGGNAVHTADSYAAGRSEFIIGEWLRTRRMRDEVVLSVRIGGHPDNPGLGSVNLVRAVEASLTRLATDRIDVVLLDAAPGDRAVLEDTLATSEWLVESGKVRAIGAHGYTAAQLVEARILSAAGYPRITVLDVPYNVLHRREFDGDVRLIASAQGMAVTPSHPLAHGFLAGETRTRDQSSRSVRGSQVAAHLNRRGSRVLRALDAIGADLGIPDAAVAVAWLLAQKVVTAPIVNAFAPRHVVECMRAVGVRLSRAQLADIARAAE from the coding sequence ATGAGCGACTCTGGCGTCGACGCGGCGGCCACGCAACGCCTTCGTCGCGACCGTCCGCCGCATCCCTCGTCGCCCATCACCCTGCAGGGCCCCGGCCTCGGCTCGCACGTGCGCGTTCCGCTCGGCGAGACCGGATTCGAGGTCTTCCCGCTCTCGCTGGGCGGAGGGGAGTTCGGCTGGAACGTCGACACCCGCGCGAGCCACGAGATCCTCGACGCGTACGCCGAGCTCGGCGGCAACGCTGTGCACACCGCCGACAGCTACGCCGCGGGGCGCAGCGAGTTCATCATCGGCGAGTGGCTGCGCACGCGACGCATGCGTGACGAGGTCGTCCTGTCGGTGCGGATCGGAGGTCACCCCGACAACCCGGGCCTCGGCTCCGTCAACCTCGTCCGCGCCGTCGAGGCGTCGTTGACGCGCCTGGCCACCGACCGCATCGACGTGGTGTTGCTCGACGCCGCTCCCGGCGACCGTGCGGTGCTCGAGGACACCCTCGCGACGAGCGAGTGGCTCGTCGAGTCGGGCAAGGTGCGCGCCATCGGGGCGCACGGCTACACCGCGGCGCAGCTCGTAGAGGCGCGCATCCTGTCCGCGGCGGGCTACCCGCGCATCACCGTGCTCGATGTGCCGTACAACGTCTTGCACCGTCGCGAGTTCGACGGCGACGTACGCCTGATCGCGTCGGCGCAGGGTATGGCGGTGACGCCCTCGCATCCCCTCGCGCACGGGTTCCTCGCCGGCGAGACGCGCACGCGCGACCAGTCGTCGCGATCGGTGCGCGGGTCGCAGGTGGCAGCCCACCTGAATCGTCGCGGCTCGCGCGTGCTGCGGGCACTGGATGCCATCGGCGCCGACCTCGGCATTCCCGACGCGGCGGTGGCCGTCGCCTGGCTGCTCGCGCAGAAGGTCGTCACGGCCCCTATCGTCAACGCGTTCGCGCCGCGGCACGTCGTGGAGTGCATGCGCGCGGTGGGCGTGCGCCTCAGCCGCGCCCAACTCGCGGATATCGCACGCGCCGCCGAGTGA
- a CDS encoding DedA family protein, producing the protein MTGVDVWLQAIAASPWALLGMALLVFADAFLVVVPGEAAVTAFGALAVEHGAFPLASVVLVAAAAAFAGDVCCYLVGRTVGVQRWTWMRGPRVGAALDGARARLERNAAVVLFTARFVPFARLAVNLAAGASRVKPARYLGVAALAALAWATYQAVIGAVIAAMVPGGPVVAVIVSIVVAVGIGVGIDLVLARRAKRRAAVRN; encoded by the coding sequence GTGACCGGTGTCGACGTGTGGCTGCAGGCGATCGCCGCGAGCCCGTGGGCCCTGCTGGGGATGGCACTGCTGGTGTTCGCGGACGCTTTCCTGGTGGTCGTGCCCGGAGAGGCAGCGGTGACCGCCTTCGGGGCCCTGGCTGTGGAGCACGGCGCGTTCCCCCTGGCGTCGGTGGTGCTCGTGGCGGCCGCGGCCGCCTTTGCGGGTGACGTGTGCTGCTACCTCGTGGGCCGCACGGTGGGCGTGCAGCGGTGGACCTGGATGCGCGGCCCGCGCGTCGGCGCCGCACTGGACGGGGCGCGGGCGCGGCTGGAACGCAACGCGGCGGTGGTGCTGTTCACGGCGCGCTTCGTGCCCTTCGCCCGGCTCGCGGTCAACCTCGCCGCGGGAGCGTCACGGGTGAAACCGGCACGCTACCTCGGTGTCGCGGCGCTGGCCGCGCTGGCCTGGGCGACGTATCAGGCGGTGATCGGCGCGGTCATCGCGGCGATGGTACCGGGCGGGCCGGTGGTGGCGGTGATCGTGTCGATCGTCGTGGCGGTCGGCATCGGCGTGGGGATCGACCTCGTGCTCGCGCGGCGCGCGAAGCGGCGGGCGGCCGTGCGGAACTGA
- a CDS encoding histidine phosphatase family protein, giving the protein MTHYIYLVRHGEHQDAEHGLTDGPLSPRGQRQAALLADRLSGLPLDAVWHSPLERAAQTARAVAERLPSVTPESSALLFDCVPTGMTPETPAAYESFFGSVTEAEIDAGRAQMADATEEFLARKAGEVHELVITHNFVISWFVREVLQAPEWRWMTINQAYCGLTVIAQKKGRPWTLLSHNDLAHLPVELRTGLVDPLPV; this is encoded by the coding sequence GTGACGCACTACATCTACCTGGTGCGCCACGGCGAGCATCAGGACGCCGAGCACGGACTCACCGACGGGCCTCTGTCTCCGCGGGGTCAGCGCCAGGCGGCGTTGCTCGCCGATCGGCTGTCGGGGCTTCCCCTCGACGCGGTGTGGCACTCGCCCCTCGAGCGCGCCGCGCAGACCGCGCGGGCCGTCGCCGAGCGCCTGCCCTCGGTCACCCCCGAGTCGTCGGCGCTGTTGTTCGACTGCGTGCCGACGGGGATGACCCCCGAGACGCCGGCCGCGTACGAGTCGTTCTTCGGATCGGTCACCGAGGCCGAGATCGACGCGGGCCGTGCGCAGATGGCCGACGCGACGGAGGAGTTCCTCGCCCGCAAGGCGGGGGAGGTGCACGAGCTCGTCATCACCCACAACTTCGTCATCTCGTGGTTCGTCCGCGAGGTGTTGCAGGCGCCGGAGTGGCGATGGATGACGATCAACCAGGCCTATTGCGGACTCACCGTCATCGCGCAGAAGAAGGGCCGCCCCTGGACTCTGCTGTCGCACAACGACCTGGCACACCTACCGGTCGAGCTGCGCACGGGCCTGGTGGATCCGCTGCCGGTGTGA
- a CDS encoding fructosamine kinase family protein, giving the protein MQQHVKSRPDAPAGFFAAEAAGLRWLAAAGGARIARVIDVADDRIALERIAEAAPTPAAAAAFGAALGATHAAGAEAFGAPPPGWVGDIFIGRRPQPARPEPTWGAFYAAQRVEPFVPLAVAAGNLSESGAEVVGRACALIAHGAFDDDEPPARLHGDLWAGNVLWAAEEVVLIDPAAHGGHRETDLAMLALFGCPFLDDILTAYDAARPLREGWRARVPVHQLHPLAVHAAGHGRSYGRALVSAAERTLALG; this is encoded by the coding sequence ATGCAACAGCACGTGAAGTCCCGGCCCGACGCTCCCGCCGGATTCTTCGCCGCGGAGGCGGCGGGGCTGCGGTGGCTCGCCGCGGCCGGGGGAGCGCGCATCGCGCGGGTCATCGACGTTGCCGACGATCGGATCGCTCTCGAGCGCATCGCCGAGGCCGCGCCGACTCCCGCGGCCGCCGCGGCGTTCGGCGCCGCGCTCGGCGCGACCCACGCGGCCGGGGCCGAGGCCTTCGGCGCGCCGCCGCCGGGGTGGGTGGGCGACATCTTCATCGGTCGGCGCCCGCAACCGGCGCGTCCCGAGCCGACCTGGGGGGCGTTCTACGCGGCTCAGCGCGTCGAGCCCTTCGTACCTCTCGCCGTCGCGGCCGGCAATCTGTCAGAATCCGGTGCCGAGGTCGTCGGCCGGGCGTGCGCCCTGATCGCCCACGGCGCGTTCGACGACGACGAGCCGCCCGCCCGCCTGCACGGCGACCTGTGGGCGGGCAACGTGCTCTGGGCTGCGGAGGAGGTCGTGCTCATCGATCCGGCGGCGCACGGCGGGCATCGCGAGACCGACCTGGCGATGCTCGCACTGTTCGGGTGCCCGTTCCTCGACGACATCCTCACGGCCTACGACGCGGCGCGCCCCCTGCGTGAGGGGTGGCGCGCCCGCGTGCCCGTCCATCAGCTCCACCCTCTCGCGGTGCATGCGGCGGGCCACGGCCGCTCGTACGGACGCGCGCTCGTGAGCGCCGCGGAGCGGACGCTCGCACTGGGGTGA
- a CDS encoding ATP-binding protein yields the protein MAAPVFPFTAVVGQDDLRHALTLCAVDPAVGGVLALGDRGTGKSTTVRGLAQLLTREGLDMPVVDLPLGASEDRVLGSLDIDRALRGEIAYAPGLLAAAHGGILYIDEVNLLDDYLVDLLLDVAASGVNTVERDGLSHTHPARFVLVGSGNPEEGELRPQLEDRFGLSTPVATIRDLEQRWEIVRRRLAFERDPGAFTLEWAEREERLAARIRLARERCATVDLGDEVLEAAVRICVDTRAVGHRAELVLVRAARAAAALAGRPAVTVHDLAAVAVPALQHRAPRTALEPVTAAAARVRVAAASVLGRRVA from the coding sequence ATGGCCGCACCCGTCTTCCCCTTCACCGCCGTCGTCGGTCAGGACGACCTGCGCCACGCGCTCACCCTCTGCGCGGTGGATCCCGCGGTGGGCGGCGTACTGGCGCTCGGCGATCGGGGGACGGGGAAGTCGACGACGGTCCGAGGCCTCGCGCAGCTCCTCACCCGCGAGGGTCTCGACATGCCCGTGGTCGACCTGCCGCTCGGCGCGAGCGAGGACCGCGTGCTCGGCTCGCTCGACATCGACCGCGCGCTCCGCGGCGAGATCGCCTACGCGCCGGGACTGCTCGCGGCGGCGCACGGCGGCATCCTGTACATCGACGAGGTCAACCTGCTCGACGACTACCTCGTCGATCTGCTGCTCGATGTCGCGGCCTCGGGCGTGAACACCGTGGAGCGCGACGGTCTCAGCCACACGCACCCGGCCCGGTTCGTGCTGGTCGGCAGCGGCAACCCCGAGGAGGGCGAGCTGCGGCCGCAGCTGGAAGACCGCTTCGGTCTGTCGACGCCGGTCGCGACGATCCGCGACCTCGAGCAGCGGTGGGAGATCGTGCGCCGCCGTCTGGCGTTCGAGCGGGATCCCGGGGCTTTCACGCTCGAGTGGGCCGAGCGCGAGGAGCGACTCGCCGCGCGAATCCGCCTCGCACGCGAGCGGTGCGCCACCGTCGACCTCGGCGACGAGGTGCTCGAGGCCGCCGTTCGCATCTGCGTCGATACGCGCGCGGTGGGTCACCGCGCCGAGCTCGTGCTCGTGCGCGCGGCTCGGGCGGCGGCCGCACTGGCGGGCCGCCCGGCCGTGACCGTGCACGACCTCGCGGCCGTCGCGGTGCCCGCTCTGCAGCACCGCGCGCCGCGGACGGCCCTCGAGCCGGTCACGGCGGCGGCCGCCCGCGTGCGGGTCGCTGCGGCGTCGGTACTCGGGCGGCGGGTCGCGTGA
- a CDS encoding glycosyltransferase — translation MRVALLAESFLPHMNGVTGSVLHVLRHLAEAGHETLVIAPKAGDVTADLHGARAELLRSVPLPSYPEVRVVFARAARLGALLRDFGPDVVHLASPFVLGWQGLAAADALKIPSVAVYQTDVVAYAQKYGLPHATALVAGHVARLHRRATLTLAPSSASTRQLEELGVDRIRRWGRGVDAERFAPERRDDAWRERIAPQGQRIIGYVGRLAPEKQVDDLRALAGMPGTRLVIVGDGPSRPALQKAIPDAVFTGHLSGDTLASVMAGFDVFVHPGESETFGQTIQEALASGVPVVATGVGGPLDLVRSSVDGWLYKPGDLDDMRERVSDLVGDESKRRAFARAAREAMRGRTWEALTGDLVTHYQDAVALRRIDDNMLLRGGPRPSGLSASRTRGRWMRFVALGDSLTEGLCDASRMPAGQFRGWADRLAELLAHTSDVGPFRYANLAVRSRRVRHLIDEQIPAALALEPDLVSILIGANDLVGPAPVLPAIVAEVESAVRAVRRTGADVLLVTTFLPRRAAARLFARRFAAYNVELRRIAQEQGAILLDLEAVAEIGELPLWADDLVHLRSSGHRLVAYRAAEALGVPDAAALLGLDEALHADADVVRGGWLTRDALPWVWRRVRGRTAGDGIVPKHDGYVELPTRGDRESARTS, via the coding sequence GTGAGAGTCGCGCTGCTGGCCGAGTCCTTCCTCCCGCACATGAACGGGGTCACCGGTTCCGTTCTCCACGTGTTGCGCCATCTGGCCGAGGCGGGGCACGAGACCCTCGTGATCGCCCCGAAGGCGGGAGATGTCACTGCCGACCTGCACGGCGCGCGTGCCGAGCTGCTGCGCTCGGTGCCGCTGCCGTCGTATCCCGAGGTGCGCGTCGTCTTCGCCCGTGCGGCACGGCTGGGGGCGCTGCTGCGCGATTTCGGCCCCGATGTCGTGCACCTGGCATCGCCGTTCGTGCTCGGCTGGCAGGGTCTCGCTGCCGCCGACGCGCTGAAGATCCCCTCGGTCGCCGTCTATCAGACCGATGTCGTCGCGTACGCCCAGAAGTACGGTCTGCCCCATGCGACCGCTCTGGTCGCCGGGCACGTCGCGCGCCTGCACCGTCGGGCCACGCTGACCCTCGCCCCGTCGTCGGCCTCCACGCGACAGTTGGAGGAGCTGGGGGTCGATCGCATTCGCCGGTGGGGCCGGGGAGTGGATGCCGAGCGCTTCGCCCCCGAGCGCCGCGACGACGCCTGGCGGGAGCGGATCGCTCCGCAGGGGCAGCGGATCATCGGCTACGTCGGCCGCCTCGCCCCCGAGAAGCAGGTCGACGACCTGCGAGCGCTCGCGGGTATGCCGGGCACGCGGCTGGTCATCGTGGGCGACGGCCCGTCGCGGCCGGCGCTGCAGAAGGCGATCCCGGATGCCGTGTTCACGGGCCACCTCTCGGGCGATACGCTCGCGTCGGTCATGGCCGGGTTCGACGTGTTCGTGCATCCCGGCGAGAGCGAGACCTTCGGGCAGACGATCCAGGAGGCCCTCGCCAGCGGCGTGCCCGTCGTCGCCACGGGCGTGGGCGGCCCCCTCGACCTGGTCCGCTCCAGCGTCGACGGCTGGCTCTACAAGCCCGGCGACCTCGACGACATGCGGGAGCGCGTCTCCGACCTCGTGGGCGATGAGTCCAAGCGCCGTGCCTTCGCGCGCGCCGCACGCGAGGCGATGCGCGGGCGCACCTGGGAGGCCCTCACCGGCGATCTCGTCACGCACTATCAGGATGCCGTGGCCCTGCGCCGCATCGACGACAACATGCTCCTGCGGGGCGGTCCGCGTCCGTCCGGGTTGTCGGCATCGCGCACCCGGGGGAGATGGATGCGGTTCGTCGCCCTCGGCGACTCGCTCACCGAGGGACTGTGCGATGCGTCGCGCATGCCGGCGGGACAGTTCCGCGGCTGGGCCGACCGCTTGGCGGAACTGTTGGCGCACACGAGCGATGTGGGACCGTTCCGCTACGCGAACCTCGCCGTGCGCAGCCGTCGGGTGCGCCACCTCATCGACGAGCAGATCCCGGCGGCCCTCGCCCTCGAACCCGACCTCGTGTCGATCCTCATCGGCGCGAACGACCTCGTCGGGCCCGCTCCGGTGCTTCCCGCGATCGTCGCGGAGGTCGAGTCGGCGGTGCGGGCGGTGCGACGCACGGGGGCCGACGTGCTGCTCGTCACCACGTTCTTGCCGCGCCGCGCCGCCGCCCGCCTCTTCGCTCGCCGTTTCGCGGCGTACAACGTGGAGCTGCGGCGCATCGCGCAGGAACAGGGCGCGATCCTGCTCGATCTGGAGGCGGTCGCCGAGATCGGGGAGCTGCCGTTGTGGGCCGACGACCTGGTGCACCTGCGTTCGAGCGGGCACCGTCTGGTGGCGTACCGTGCGGCAGAGGCGCTCGGCGTGCCCGATGCGGCGGCCCTGCTCGGTCTCGACGAGGCATTGCACGCCGACGCCGACGTCGTGCGCGGGGGATGGCTCACCCGTGACGCGCTGCCCTGGGTATGGCGGCGCGTGCGGGGGCGCACCGCCGGCGACGGCATCGTCCCCAAGCACGACGGGTACGTCGAACTGCCCACGCGCGGTGACCGCGAGAGTGCGCGCACGTCCTGA
- a CDS encoding VWA domain-containing protein yields the protein MTSRSREATPAPPADRVAALRARLGGDIVLPPAVRATIDVWRGGARFGLALAGDALRAETLFRQLRPHADWVVRVADADEPPPRADRALALCADPATLPAAVRRRCTAVVDVGAVVPPGRRPAGESEAGLWRRVVAALAAHGVHDGALDVAACSLASALIDAGYDGDPVALVRAWVAAPHGRGRAGVGAGEAGPATVDDDTPEPDAENPDEQDGGGLEGDVEGEQSADDPTADADPAGEAGDDEDALDAVDAEASGASEGSGDPADEAFAEPTADDGPDAGAAAGSDADADAVPSPAPPAPDAHRSPVPAPDDAAAPEAGTAVDGDPDAMPSARAAALVVPTLADPPTRATVRSGRSARRGATRAGSGRGRPGRVVAPERADGRIAMLPTLQRAVHRHAAAGVRGDLAVTRDDLRGRLRAQPTATHTVVVVDGSSSMGGAGVAHAQRVADVALGHAYRDRGDVSVILAAGAFARLVQERTPRVSRARAALQRASVEGGGGTPLADAVRRALEEFADAPRERCRLVIVSDGQPTVDLAGRADQRAATWDLRVQLDRAADRVGRTVFVPLDPRGWSPLERTLAPFRAAGVEVAVE from the coding sequence GTGACGTCGCGCTCGCGCGAGGCCACCCCCGCGCCTCCCGCGGACCGGGTGGCCGCGCTGCGGGCGCGTCTCGGCGGCGACATCGTCCTGCCGCCCGCGGTGCGCGCGACGATCGACGTGTGGCGCGGTGGGGCTCGGTTCGGGCTCGCGCTCGCCGGTGACGCGCTTCGGGCCGAGACCCTCTTTCGTCAGCTGCGCCCTCACGCCGACTGGGTCGTCCGCGTCGCGGATGCCGACGAGCCGCCGCCCCGGGCCGACCGCGCCCTCGCCCTGTGCGCGGATCCGGCGACACTGCCCGCCGCCGTGCGCCGCCGCTGCACGGCCGTCGTCGACGTTGGCGCGGTCGTTCCGCCGGGGCGCCGCCCCGCGGGCGAGAGCGAGGCGGGACTGTGGCGCCGCGTGGTCGCCGCCCTCGCGGCGCACGGCGTGCACGACGGCGCCCTCGACGTCGCGGCGTGCTCACTGGCATCCGCTCTCATCGACGCGGGCTACGACGGCGACCCGGTCGCGCTCGTGCGCGCGTGGGTGGCGGCACCGCACGGGCGAGGCCGCGCGGGTGTCGGAGCGGGTGAGGCCGGCCCGGCGACGGTGGACGACGACACCCCCGAACCGGATGCCGAGAACCCCGACGAGCAGGACGGCGGTGGGCTCGAGGGCGACGTCGAGGGGGAACAGAGCGCCGACGACCCGACGGCGGACGCGGACCCGGCGGGTGAGGCCGGCGACGACGAGGACGCGCTCGACGCCGTCGACGCGGAGGCGTCCGGCGCATCCGAGGGCAGCGGCGACCCCGCCGATGAGGCATTCGCCGAGCCGACGGCCGACGACGGTCCCGATGCCGGTGCTGCCGCCGGATCGGACGCCGACGCTGACGCCGTGCCCTCTCCGGCGCCGCCCGCCCCCGACGCACACCGCTCACCGGTGCCCGCCCCCGACGATGCCGCCGCCCCCGAGGCCGGCACCGCCGTCGACGGCGATCCCGACGCGATGCCCTCCGCCCGCGCGGCGGCCCTCGTCGTGCCCACCCTGGCGGATCCGCCCACGCGCGCGACGGTGCGCTCGGGGCGCTCGGCCCGCCGGGGCGCGACACGGGCCGGCAGCGGCCGGGGTCGTCCCGGACGCGTCGTCGCCCCGGAACGCGCCGACGGACGCATCGCGATGCTGCCCACCCTCCAGCGCGCCGTGCACCGGCACGCGGCCGCGGGCGTGCGCGGAGACCTCGCCGTCACCCGCGACGACCTGCGCGGCCGGCTGCGCGCGCAGCCCACGGCGACGCACACGGTCGTCGTGGTCGACGGGTCGTCGTCGATGGGCGGCGCCGGGGTCGCCCACGCGCAACGCGTCGCCGACGTCGCCCTCGGACACGCCTACCGAGATCGGGGAGACGTGAGCGTGATCCTCGCCGCCGGGGCGTTCGCGCGCCTCGTTCAGGAGCGCACGCCGCGGGTCTCACGCGCCCGGGCGGCGCTGCAGCGCGCGAGCGTCGAGGGCGGCGGAGGCACGCCCCTCGCGGATGCCGTGCGCCGGGCGCTCGAGGAGTTCGCCGATGCCCCGCGCGAGCGCTGCCGTCTCGTGATCGTCAGCGACGGCCAGCCCACCGTCGATCTCGCCGGCCGCGCCGATCAGCGTGCGGCGACGTGGGATCTGCGCGTCCAGCTCGATCGCGCCGCGGACCGCGTCGGCCGTACCGTCTTCGTGCCGCTCGATCCGCGCGGGTGGTCGCCGCTGGAGCGTACCCTCGCCCCGTTCCGTGCCGCCGGCGTCGAGGTCGCCGTCGAGTGA
- a CDS encoding class I SAM-dependent DNA methyltransferase, with translation MSEIEPAVEDLRHATRRFYDTVADAYAAALPDTRAEAPLDLGTIAQFVADLPRGDGVVVDAGCGSGRMLTHLNGLGVSSVIGFDLSPAMVAQARAAHPDVLIEVADLTALPMQDAAARGILCWYAVIHTAAEELPAVFAEARRVLAPGGGILLGFQAGAGERLIQRAYGHDVSFEAILHEPHEVAALVKAAGFDVTTVAERAARGRERHAQGFVLARRR, from the coding sequence ATGAGTGAGATCGAGCCCGCCGTCGAGGACCTACGGCACGCCACCCGGCGGTTCTACGACACCGTGGCCGACGCGTATGCGGCAGCGCTGCCCGACACCCGGGCGGAGGCGCCACTCGACCTCGGCACGATTGCGCAATTCGTAGCCGATCTCCCCCGCGGAGACGGTGTCGTCGTCGACGCCGGGTGCGGGTCCGGACGCATGCTGACGCACCTCAACGGCCTCGGGGTGTCTTCCGTCATCGGATTCGATCTCTCTCCCGCGATGGTCGCGCAGGCGCGCGCCGCGCATCCCGACGTGCTGATCGAGGTCGCCGATCTGACGGCGTTGCCGATGCAGGATGCCGCCGCGCGCGGCATCCTCTGCTGGTACGCCGTCATCCACACCGCTGCCGAAGAGCTGCCCGCCGTCTTCGCCGAGGCCCGTCGCGTGCTGGCCCCGGGCGGCGGCATCCTCCTCGGGTTCCAGGCTGGTGCCGGCGAGCGGCTCATCCAGCGCGCCTACGGGCACGACGTGTCATTCGAGGCCATCCTGCACGAGCCCCACGAGGTCGCGGCGCTGGTGAAGGCCGCGGGCTTCGACGTCACGACAGTCGCGGAGCGCGCCGCCCGGGGCAGGGAGCGGCACGCGCAGGGATTCGTGCTCGCGCGACGGCGCTGA
- a CDS encoding polyribonucleotide nucleotidyltransferase: MEGPEITAAEAVLDNGRFGTRTIRFETGRLAQQAQGAVAAYLDEETMLLSATSAGKHPREGFDFFPLTVDVEERSYAAGKIPGSFFRREGRPSTEAILVCRLIDRPLRPSFVDGLRNEVQIVVTVLSIAPGEFYDALAINAASMSTQISGLPFSGPIAGVRLALIPGHGEHADQWVAFPKAEQLEDAVFDLIVAGRVLDDGDVAIMMVEAEATEGSWNMIKGGATKPNEQVVAEGLEAAKPFLRQLVDAQNEVARTAAKEIQPYPVFPAYSSEVYDFVAGRSYDDLVGVYQIADKQERQNADDAVKDRVKGELIAAVEAGELPAGAPLEFSAAYKSVTKKIVRGRILSEGVRIDGRGLADIRPLDAEVQVIPRVHGSAIFQRGETQILGVTTLNMLKMEQQIDSLSPITSKRYLHHYNFPPYSTGETGRVGSPKRREIGHGFLAERALVPVLPSREEFPYAIRQVSEALGSNGSTSMGSVCASTLSLLNAGVPLRAPVAGIAMGLVTDEVDGQTRYAALTDILGAEDALGDMDFKVAGTSEFITAIQLDTKLDGIPSSVLAAALTQAKEARLTILNVLNAAIDAPDEMAPTAPRVISVQIPVDKIGELIGPKGKTINAIQDETGAQISIEEDGTVYIGATDGPSAEAARAQVNAIANPTNPEVGEQFLGTVVKIATFGAFVSLLPGKDGLLHVSEVRKLAGGKRVENVEDVLSVGKKILVRITKIDDRGKLSLEPVLDEEAATPEPADTQSSAAASEGPEAPAEG; this comes from the coding sequence TTGGAAGGTCCAGAAATCACCGCCGCCGAAGCCGTTCTCGACAACGGCCGGTTCGGCACCCGTACCATCCGCTTCGAGACGGGACGCCTCGCTCAGCAGGCCCAGGGCGCTGTCGCCGCCTATCTCGACGAGGAGACGATGCTCCTGTCGGCCACCAGCGCCGGCAAGCACCCGCGTGAAGGCTTCGACTTCTTCCCGCTGACCGTCGACGTCGAAGAGCGTTCCTACGCCGCGGGCAAGATCCCCGGCTCGTTCTTCCGCCGCGAGGGTCGCCCCTCCACCGAGGCCATCCTCGTGTGCCGCCTCATCGACCGTCCGCTGCGCCCGTCGTTCGTCGACGGCCTGCGCAACGAGGTCCAGATCGTCGTCACCGTGCTCTCGATCGCGCCGGGCGAGTTCTATGACGCCCTCGCCATCAACGCGGCATCCATGTCGACCCAGATCTCGGGTCTGCCGTTCTCCGGCCCCATCGCGGGTGTGCGCCTGGCGCTCATCCCCGGCCACGGCGAGCACGCCGACCAGTGGGTCGCGTTCCCCAAGGCCGAGCAGCTCGAGGATGCCGTCTTCGACCTGATCGTCGCGGGCCGCGTGCTCGATGACGGCGACGTCGCCATCATGATGGTGGAGGCCGAGGCCACCGAGGGCAGCTGGAACATGATCAAGGGCGGTGCGACCAAGCCCAACGAGCAGGTCGTCGCCGAGGGCCTCGAGGCCGCAAAGCCCTTCCTCCGCCAGCTCGTCGACGCGCAGAACGAGGTCGCGCGCACCGCGGCCAAGGAGATCCAGCCGTACCCGGTCTTCCCCGCGTACAGCTCCGAGGTCTACGACTTCGTCGCCGGTCGCTCGTACGACGACCTCGTGGGCGTCTACCAGATCGCCGACAAGCAGGAGCGTCAGAACGCCGACGACGCCGTCAAGGACCGCGTCAAGGGCGAGCTCATCGCCGCCGTCGAGGCGGGCGAGCTTCCCGCCGGCGCGCCGCTGGAGTTCTCGGCCGCCTACAAGTCGGTCACCAAGAAGATCGTTCGCGGCCGCATCCTCAGCGAGGGCGTCCGCATCGACGGCCGCGGCCTCGCCGACATCCGTCCGCTCGACGCCGAGGTGCAGGTCATCCCGCGCGTCCACGGCTCGGCGATCTTCCAGCGCGGCGAGACCCAGATCCTGGGCGTCACCACGCTGAACATGCTCAAGATGGAGCAGCAGATCGACTCGCTCTCGCCCATCACGAGCAAGCGCTACCTGCACCACTACAACTTCCCGCCGTACTCGACCGGTGAGACCGGTCGCGTCGGCAGCCCGAAGCGTCGCGAGATCGGTCACGGCTTCCTCGCCGAGCGCGCGCTCGTGCCGGTGCTGCCCAGCCGCGAGGAGTTCCCCTACGCGATCCGTCAGGTGTCCGAGGCCCTCGGCTCCAACGGCTCCACCTCGATGGGCTCGGTCTGCGCCTCGACCCTGTCGCTGCTGAACGCGGGTGTGCCCCTTCGCGCCCCCGTCGCCGGTATCGCCATGGGCCTGGTCACCGACGAGGTCGACGGCCAGACGCGCTACGCCGCGCTGACCGACATCCTCGGCGCCGAAGACGCCCTCGGCGACATGGACTTCAAGGTCGCCGGTACCAGCGAGTTCATCACCGCGATCCAGCTCGACACCAAGCTCGACGGCATCCCGTCGTCGGTGCTGGCCGCAGCCCTCACCCAGGCCAAGGAGGCTCGCCTGACGATCCTCAACGTCCTGAACGCCGCGATCGACGCTCCCGACGAGATGGCGCCCACCGCGCCCCGCGTCATCAGCGTGCAGATCCCGGTCGACAAGATCGGTGAGCTGATCGGCCCCAAGGGCAAGACGATCAACGCCATCCAGGACGAGACCGGCGCGCAGATCTCCATCGAGGAGGACGGCACCGTCTACATCGGCGCGACCGACGGCCCCTCGGCCGAGGCCGCCCGCGCCCAGGTCAACGCGATCGCCAACCCGACCAACCCCGAGGTGGGCGAGCAGTTCCTCGGAACCGTCGTCAAGATCGCGACCTTCGGCGCGTTCGTCTCGCTGCTTCCCGGCAAGGACGGCCTGCTGCACGTCAGCGAGGTCCGCAAGCTCGCCGGTGGCAAGCGCGTCGAGAACGTCGAAGACGTGCTCTCTGTCGGCAAGAAGATCCTCGTGCGCATCACGAAGATCGACGACCGCGGCAAGCTGTCGCTCGAGCCCGTGCTCGACGAGGAGGCCGCAACGCCCGAGCCGGCCGACACGCAGAGCTCGGCCGCCGCGAGCGAGGGCCCGGAGGCTCCCGCCGAAGGCTGA